The Candidatus Hinthialibacter antarcticus genome contains a region encoding:
- a CDS encoding DUF1585 domain-containing protein, with the protein MEQHRRDPMCASCHTRFDPLGLAMENFNALGVWRDEEHERPIDASGELITGESFQNVFDVKKIIQENHREEFYRCVAEKLLTYAIGRGMTYRDEHSLDQIVDRIEKEDGHFSSLLFGIIESAPFQQRRNPAQEQPNKLRSS; encoded by the coding sequence ATGGAACAGCACCGCAGAGACCCCATGTGCGCATCGTGCCATACCCGATTTGATCCGCTTGGACTCGCGATGGAAAACTTCAATGCGTTAGGCGTGTGGCGCGATGAGGAGCATGAGCGTCCCATTGACGCGTCTGGTGAGTTAATCACGGGCGAGTCGTTTCAAAATGTCTTCGACGTAAAGAAAATCATTCAGGAAAACCATCGCGAAGAATTTTATCGCTGTGTGGCTGAAAAACTGCTAACCTATGCCATCGGTCGCGGGATGACCTACCGAGATGAACACTCCCTTGACCAAATTGTTGACCGCATCGAAAAAGAAGACGGACATTTTTCATCACTGCTGTTCGGCATCATTGAATCGGCTCCATTTCAACAGAGACGCAATCCAGCACAAGAACAACCGAACAAATTACGTTCATCCTAA
- a CDS encoding DUF1592 domain-containing protein, with amino-acid sequence MCHAEGETVGGISFFDYESDAELLQDHELWRKVLHNLRSGIMPPSSIFRPSQEEYEAVYRFIKYNVFEIDPDHVDPGHVTLRRLNRQEYRNTVNDLMGVDYNATAEFPPDDTGYGFDTIGDVLSISPLLLEKYVQAAEDIVERAVPKISKILPQARYSGRQFKTEDGNKNGDKMTFYDEITVARSFKADQDGEYKVIVELEVDGSFDFDPGECRVVYRVNGDERLNETYAWHDNKVFTYEFDETFKEGRHQLAFEVVPFVTKSKQKNKLDFEINTVTIQGPMDRKYWSHPKNYERFFHLDEAPAGAGERLAYAREVLKRFTARAFRRPADDVTLNKLAAFAEAQYNLPGRSFEEGVAQAMITALASPRFLFRFEGAEVEANEGPGQPIDEYALASRLSYFLWSTMPDKQLFELAQRGELRSQLREQVERLVKDERSEAFIQNFVGQWLQVRDVETIPINVRQALGLPQRKRGEERLEFTKSLRIAMRQETEMMFEHIMKEDRSLVDLLDSDYTFLNEELAKHYGVKGVEGKRMRKVDLEDGSPYGGILTQGAILTVTSNPTRTSPVKRGLFIVENILGSPAPGAPPQVPDLEESKKKIKRNADHARVDGTAPQRPHVRIVPYPI; translated from the coding sequence GTGTGCCATGCCGAGGGCGAAACCGTCGGCGGCATTTCATTCTTTGACTATGAGTCTGACGCCGAACTGTTACAAGATCATGAACTGTGGCGCAAGGTATTGCACAACCTTCGTTCCGGCATCATGCCGCCCAGCTCCATCTTCCGTCCGAGCCAGGAAGAATACGAAGCCGTCTATCGTTTTATCAAATATAATGTGTTTGAGATTGACCCCGATCACGTTGACCCAGGCCACGTCACTTTACGCAGGCTGAACCGTCAGGAATACCGAAACACCGTCAACGATTTAATGGGCGTTGATTACAACGCGACGGCGGAGTTTCCCCCGGATGATACTGGATACGGTTTCGATACCATCGGAGACGTATTAAGCATCTCGCCGCTGCTATTGGAAAAATATGTACAAGCCGCCGAAGACATCGTCGAGCGGGCGGTCCCGAAGATTTCAAAAATTTTGCCCCAAGCCCGCTACTCGGGTCGCCAATTTAAAACCGAAGACGGCAATAAAAACGGCGACAAGATGACCTTCTATGATGAGATTACCGTTGCGCGTTCGTTCAAGGCCGATCAGGACGGCGAATATAAAGTGATCGTTGAATTAGAAGTCGATGGATCGTTTGATTTTGACCCCGGCGAGTGCCGCGTCGTGTATCGCGTGAACGGCGATGAGCGATTGAATGAAACATACGCGTGGCATGACAACAAAGTGTTTACTTACGAATTTGATGAGACCTTTAAAGAAGGGCGCCATCAATTGGCGTTTGAAGTGGTTCCTTTCGTCACAAAAAGCAAGCAAAAAAACAAACTCGATTTTGAAATTAACACCGTTACGATCCAAGGCCCGATGGACCGCAAATATTGGTCGCATCCCAAAAATTACGAGCGGTTTTTTCATCTGGATGAAGCGCCTGCCGGGGCGGGCGAGCGTTTGGCGTATGCGCGTGAAGTGTTAAAGCGCTTTACCGCCCGCGCATTTCGCCGCCCCGCTGACGATGTCACTCTAAATAAATTGGCTGCTTTCGCGGAAGCGCAATACAACTTGCCGGGACGTTCGTTTGAAGAAGGCGTCGCGCAGGCAATGATAACCGCGTTGGCATCGCCCCGGTTTTTGTTTCGGTTTGAAGGCGCGGAGGTCGAGGCAAACGAAGGGCCGGGCCAACCGATAGATGAATATGCGCTGGCTTCGCGGCTTTCGTATTTTTTATGGTCGACCATGCCCGACAAGCAGCTGTTTGAACTCGCGCAGCGCGGAGAATTGCGCAGCCAGTTGCGCGAACAAGTTGAGCGTTTGGTCAAAGATGAACGCAGCGAGGCGTTCATTCAAAACTTCGTCGGACAATGGCTGCAAGTGCGCGATGTTGAAACCATCCCGATCAATGTGCGGCAGGCGTTGGGGTTGCCTCAGCGCAAACGCGGCGAAGAACGCTTGGAATTTACAAAAAGCCTTCGCATCGCCATGCGACAAGAAACCGAAATGATGTTTGAACACATTATGAAAGAAGACCGCAGCCTGGTTGATCTTCTTGACAGCGATTATACGTTTTTAAACGAGGAACTCGCGAAGCATTACGGCGTCAAAGGCGTCGAAGGGAAGCGGATGCGCAAGGTGGATTTAGAAGACGGTAGTCCCTACGGCGGCATTTTGACGCAAGGCGCGATTCTGACGGTGACCTCAAACCCGACGCGGACGTCTCCCGTAAAGCGCGGCTTGTTCATCGTTGAGAACATACTCGGTTCGCCTGCGCCGGGTGCGCCGCCGCAGGTGCCTGATTTGGAAGAGTCGAAGAAAAAAATCAAACGAAACGCCGACCATGCGCGAGTTGATGGAACAGCACCGCAGAGACCCCATGTGCGCATCGTGCCATACCCGATTTGA
- a CDS encoding DUF1552 domain-containing protein, with product MNQRNKNPFIKPQALMDRRNFLRGLGVAVALPAFESLTVKSALAGDWLPSPKQSAPKRIAFVYFPNGAHQENWWPTGSGTEFQFGATMESLEPHKKHVQVISGLEHRNATAGADGPGDHARANATFLTGVRARKTDGSNIHLGVSIDQAIASEIGHLTRFPSLELTCDSVRKSGGCDSGYSCAYQFNLSWRSETTPMTPEPNPRLVFERLFGGGEIGERKQNYHIRQQTQRSVLDFVMEDARALQVSLGSQDKQKLDEYLTGVREIEQRIERAERLGDFDEPEIETPPGIPSDFGHHMEVMYDMTLLAFQTDSTRIATLLLAGDGSNRSFTQIEIPEGHHYLSHHGKDKNKLDKIAQIDQYYMQHFARFLQHMRDTQDVDGNSLLDNSMIVYGCGNGDGNRHNHDNLPVVVAGGGGGTLHPGRYLQLDRTPMSNLFVSMANKMGVEELARFGDSNGTLTVI from the coding sequence ATGAATCAAAGGAATAAGAACCCATTCATCAAACCGCAGGCGCTCATGGACCGCAGGAACTTTTTGCGCGGTCTTGGGGTTGCCGTTGCTTTGCCCGCGTTTGAGTCATTGACGGTCAAATCCGCGCTTGCGGGCGATTGGCTGCCGTCTCCAAAACAATCCGCTCCGAAACGCATAGCGTTTGTGTATTTCCCCAACGGCGCCCACCAAGAAAACTGGTGGCCGACCGGTTCGGGAACGGAATTTCAGTTTGGCGCAACCATGGAATCGCTGGAGCCACACAAGAAGCACGTCCAAGTGATTTCGGGCCTGGAGCATCGCAACGCCACCGCCGGCGCCGACGGGCCGGGAGACCACGCCCGCGCTAACGCAACTTTTCTGACCGGAGTGCGGGCGCGCAAGACTGACGGCAGCAATATTCATCTGGGCGTTTCCATCGACCAAGCCATCGCCAGTGAAATTGGACACCTGACTCGCTTTCCATCGCTGGAATTGACCTGCGATTCCGTACGGAAATCGGGGGGATGCGACTCAGGATATTCCTGCGCGTATCAGTTCAATTTATCGTGGCGTTCTGAAACAACGCCAATGACGCCTGAACCGAACCCGCGCTTGGTGTTTGAACGCCTGTTCGGCGGCGGAGAGATCGGCGAGCGCAAGCAGAATTATCACATTCGCCAACAGACGCAGCGCTCGGTGCTTGATTTTGTGATGGAAGACGCCCGCGCTTTGCAGGTCAGTCTCGGCAGCCAGGATAAACAAAAACTGGACGAATATTTGACTGGCGTTCGTGAAATTGAACAGCGCATCGAACGGGCGGAGCGCTTGGGCGATTTCGATGAGCCGGAAATTGAAACGCCGCCAGGCATCCCTTCAGACTTTGGTCATCATATGGAAGTCATGTATGACATGACGCTGCTGGCGTTTCAAACCGATTCGACCCGTATCGCGACGTTGCTGCTCGCGGGCGACGGCTCAAACCGTTCGTTCACTCAAATCGAAATTCCCGAAGGACACCATTACCTTTCACACCACGGCAAAGATAAAAACAAGTTAGACAAAATCGCCCAGATCGACCAATATTACATGCAGCATTTCGCCCGCTTCTTGCAGCACATGCGCGACACCCAAGATGTTGACGGCAACTCGCTGTTAGACAATTCAATGATCGTCTATGGATGCGGCAACGGCGACGGCAATCGCCACAATCACGATAATCTTCCTGTGGTGGTTGCGGGCGGCGGCGGCGGGACGCTGCACCCGGGGCGATATTTGCAATTAGACCGAACCCCGATGTCAAACCTGTTTGTCAGTATGGCGAACAAAATGGGCGTCGAAGAGTTGGCCCGGTTTGGTGACTCAAACGGAACGTTAACCGTTATCTGA
- a CDS encoding alpha-L-arabinofuranosidase C-terminal domain-containing protein: protein MKKRFITTLLAVTMLILPCIAAAEESVTIHVNKTGFPISKYIYGQFIEHLGRCIYGGIWAEMLEDRKFYYPVTDDYNPWKTTNEGGYWGGGDFKVVENSPWKVIGEANTVRMIERNAFVGEHTPEININQSSGIEQLELALRKGKEYDSYVIVSGDHSAAPIEVRLVWGDGESQREVFTIDSIGRDFVKHPFRFSAGADTEHGRLQIVGLGKGKFKIGTASLMPADNVKGFRPDTLQLMRELDSPVYRWPGGNFVSDYNWKDGIGDRDKRPPRKNPAWTGIEHNDVGIHEFMDLCEILNTEPFIAVNTGLGSIELAAEEVEYCNGSTDTPMGKLRAENGREKPYNVIWWAVGNEMYGDWQKGHMPLEEYVQKHNRCAEMMYSVDPTIQLIGVGAVGNWTETMLKVCSGHMDLLSEHIYQKSKDDLVEHVSLIPNAIKHVGEAHRKYRKDIDGLAPKDIRIAMDEWNYWYGHYKYGELGCQYHLQDGLGIAAGLHEYFRYSDVFFMANYAQTVNVIGAIKTSKTDAQFETTGLVLKMYRHHFGEIPIRILDAPEPLDIAAAWTADYKSITVAVVNPTEKFVDISVNLKGAFLQDVGRIWRIAGTDKMAHNTPGEPEVVSIKEEPVTWNQGKLTLSPISVSLYKFDLDN, encoded by the coding sequence ATGAAAAAACGATTCATCACCACACTGTTAGCCGTAACCATGCTCATTCTTCCTTGTATCGCCGCAGCGGAAGAATCCGTCACCATCCACGTCAACAAAACCGGGTTCCCCATATCCAAATACATTTACGGGCAATTTATTGAACACCTTGGGCGCTGTATCTATGGCGGGATATGGGCGGAGATGCTCGAAGACCGCAAGTTTTATTACCCCGTCACCGATGATTACAACCCCTGGAAAACCACCAACGAAGGCGGCTATTGGGGCGGCGGCGATTTTAAAGTCGTTGAGAACTCTCCCTGGAAAGTCATTGGCGAAGCCAACACGGTCAGAATGATTGAACGCAATGCGTTCGTCGGCGAACACACGCCTGAGATCAACATCAACCAATCGTCAGGCATCGAACAACTCGAACTGGCATTGCGAAAAGGCAAAGAATACGACAGTTATGTCATCGTATCCGGCGACCACAGCGCGGCGCCCATCGAAGTGCGCCTGGTTTGGGGCGACGGCGAGAGCCAACGAGAGGTCTTCACCATTGATTCAATTGGGCGCGACTTTGTAAAACACCCGTTCCGCTTTTCTGCGGGCGCTGATACAGAACATGGGCGCCTCCAGATTGTCGGATTAGGCAAAGGCAAATTCAAAATTGGAACCGCGTCTCTCATGCCCGCCGACAATGTAAAAGGTTTCCGCCCTGACACCCTGCAACTGATGCGCGAACTCGACTCGCCGGTCTATCGCTGGCCCGGCGGAAACTTCGTCAGCGATTACAACTGGAAAGACGGCATCGGCGACCGCGACAAACGCCCGCCGCGCAAAAACCCCGCGTGGACCGGCATCGAACACAACGACGTCGGCATCCACGAATTTATGGATTTATGCGAAATCCTCAACACAGAACCCTTCATCGCGGTCAACACCGGTTTAGGTTCGATCGAATTGGCCGCCGAAGAAGTCGAATATTGCAACGGATCCACCGACACGCCAATGGGAAAACTGCGCGCTGAGAACGGGCGTGAAAAACCCTACAACGTAATCTGGTGGGCGGTTGGAAACGAAATGTACGGCGACTGGCAAAAAGGCCACATGCCGCTGGAAGAATACGTCCAAAAACACAACCGCTGCGCTGAAATGATGTACAGCGTCGACCCAACCATTCAACTGATTGGCGTGGGCGCAGTCGGCAACTGGACAGAAACCATGCTCAAAGTGTGCTCAGGCCACATGGATTTACTCAGCGAACACATCTATCAGAAAAGCAAAGACGACTTAGTCGAGCATGTCAGCCTGATTCCAAATGCAATCAAACACGTCGGTGAAGCCCATCGCAAATACCGCAAAGACATCGACGGCCTCGCGCCCAAAGACATCCGCATCGCGATGGACGAATGGAACTATTGGTATGGTCACTACAAATACGGCGAACTCGGCTGTCAATATCATTTGCAGGACGGCTTGGGCATCGCAGCGGGCCTGCACGAATATTTCCGTTATAGCGATGTCTTCTTTATGGCCAATTACGCCCAAACCGTCAACGTGATCGGCGCGATCAAAACCAGCAAAACCGACGCGCAATTTGAAACGACTGGCTTGGTTCTCAAAATGTACCGCCACCACTTCGGTGAAATCCCCATTCGCATCTTGGATGCGCCGGAACCGCTGGACATCGCCGCCGCCTGGACGGCTGATTACAAATCCATCACCGTTGCCGTCGTTAATCCGACAGAGAAATTCGTCGATATCAGCGTCAATTTAAAAGGCGCGTTCCTACAAGATGTTGGTCGCATCTGGCGAATCGCTGGAACAGACAAAATGGCGCACAATACTCCCGGTGAACCTGAAGTGGTTTCAATCAAAGAGGAACCCGTCACCTGGAACCAAGGCAAACTGACGCTGTCGCCGATCAGCGTTTCATTGTACAAATTTGACTTGGACAACTAG